The window GAATTTCCCTTCAGCACAGGAATCCATTAAGATCTCCATAGAGAGTTTCTATTAGGTGCATATCAGGCTTAATAAGCTCTTGTTGGCAGGAAAAGGTATATACAGGATACACGTTGCCGAAGTTACGTGCAGTCCATTGAACATGTAGTGCATTTGCCCTCTGCACTTGGAAAAGGTTACTGCTCTCAAACTAGAGCCACGTAAGCAAACCCAGGTAAAGCGACAGACACAGGAATGCTTGTAAATACAGCCAAGTGTCCATCTGGGCCAGGTGTCGCAGTAGTAATAGCTCATTGGTGCTCTGTCGCTATGGTCAGCACCCAGGAGAGTTGGACAGACACCTGCCATCCTCCAGTCACATCCACCCTCAGACTAGGAGCAGAATGCGTCCAGCTCCCTTCAGATCTGAACTGGTGCTGTTGCCGCACTGGTTAGTGAGTCAGAGGAATACACAGCAGACCAGGGGTCTAAGAAAGGGAACTTTAATTGCAGATTACAACCAAAAGTGGCAGTAGGCTGAACAGAAAGCATGATGAACGTTTATTGACAGCAACGACTCGGACAGATCCTCCTGCTCAGAGCAACAGTAACGAgcaccctcactccctcctgattaatcactgagacccTTTGTTTTTCCTAGGCTCTGACCCTGTCTGAACCAGGACTTGCTGCAGTCTTGAACATGGTGCGAGCTAGTTCTCGAATTTGGAGGCGTTTTGTCTGTACCAATCCCACTGGCTCCACACCAGGAAGACACACGCGCACACAAAGCTCAGTGGCACTCACCCTACACACAACAAGCAGAAGGAAGGACCACATGGGGAACTGCAGCCACAGAGGAGCAATTCAGAAGAGATTTGAGGCAGTTCCCAATGTGGGCCAATCTATCCTGCCAGCTGCATCCGCAGTTCAGTTAATGAGTCACCCAGTCATCTCCTCCAGTGCTGTAAAGCTTGGGCAGTGACAAAACCTTCTCCAACAGTGGCTCCCCAGCAGAAATGACCCATTGAGCCAGCTACTGGTAAAGAGATGCTATTTCTGGGGGCGGAGGCAGAAACTCTGTGCCAGATGGGCTGAGAGATGATCCCAGGCCCTTGGAAACAGCTCCCAAGGACGTCTAGGTACGTAAGCCCCCTTCCTTTATGCACACAACTATTAGACAGCTCGTCCAGCCCAACATCTCAGACCAGGGCCTGCACCTCCTTTCCATCAGAGCTGCTGCTACAAGAGACTGCAGAACGTAAGGGTATTTCAAAGAAAAAGCCTGCTCCCTACTCGCTTTTCGGGAGGCCCAAGCAGTCAAAACACTCTGTCAAACTCTGTCTGATTGGTTGCAGCTGGATTcctgccctgattggctggctgctGCGGcatgtgtccacctcttctcctgGGTGGAGCCAGATACTCAAACATGGATTGATTGTGCGTGGAGAGCATGTTCTTGAGATCAGAGGGCATCGGGTCCGACCAGAAGAAGTCATGATTCAGTGCATCGTCACTGTCTATTCTTTGGGCAGGATCCAGAACGAGCAGTTTGTCTATGAGATCCAGAGCGTATGGGTCTTTGACATAGGCTTTCAGGCGATCTTTAACCTTGCGCTTTTGGCCCTTGGGCAGGTCCAGTTTCTGGTACAGCTCATACTTATCCACATTTGGCCAAACCTAGAGTGGGCACAAGGGAGATTAGCCTTAGAGAGAAGACAGCTAAACCATTTTAGAGCCTGATGTTGGTGCCCTAACTAAACCCCACATGCATGCTGCATTCAGCTGTAgtggagaaacaaacaaaccagttcTTTCACTACACACCCTCTGGGGCCCCATGACATCCATTAGGGATTTTACTCTTGCAGTCCAAAGTGGAATGCATACAGATGCTACACAGACGAGCAGCAGTACAGAACCGTAAGGCAGATATTGCACTTGGAGATACATGGGGGGAAAAGTCAGCGGGGAAAATCTAGCAGTGTCCCTTTAAGCTGCTCTAGGAGAGATAATTCTCTGTACAGTAACATGGGCTGTCAATTATGAGAATACACAAAAGAAAAAGCTAACCAAATAACAAAtgtatacagcacctttcatcccagcTGAACCCAGAGACCTCTGCAAACAAACCTCCTCCCCATCAGTCCAGCTCTGGGTGGAACATGGCaagcttttgtttattttaaaggggTAATACATTCACCTACATACAAGTGAAGGTCACAGTCTGACAGTCATATTTATCCATAGCACAGGtataatcaggcagcagcagggtaagtcagtggctctcaaacttttgtcctggtgacccctttcacatagcaagcctctgagtgcgaccccctttataaattaaaaacacttttatatatttaacaccattataaacgctggaggcaaagcggagtttggggcggaggttgacagctcgcaaccccaccatgtaataacctcacagcccccggaggggtcccgacccccagtttgagaacccctggtgtaagtCTATCTATCACTGCCCCACTGTGCCACAATCCAGACTTGAAGGGACCATCTCTAGGGGTTCAGATGCAATTCAAGACAATGGCCTCTCTTCTGAAAAAACTAGAGCCAAAAATGGTGGTGTTCTGAGAAAGAATGGCCAACTAGCAACTAGGCTGGCACCAAAGTCATTTCACACAGACCTCTCAATAGCCACAAGATGGTGACAAGTTTACCAGTGTGATTGGTGCCACATATCAGACAGATTCAGACCCACAACCTAGAAATGAAAAGCACCTTCTCTCTCGCTGTAATATTAAGTAATAGCCTATTACCAACCCCATAATAGGATAGCTGTTGAGGATTGTCTTGTGGCTAAAGCGCAGGACTGGAAGCTGAGACACCGGGGTTCAATTCTCAGTTCTCTCACTGACTTGTTGAAAAACCCTGAGCAAATCACttcagctctgtgcctcaatttccccagctgtaaaatgggggtgtgacgtgtcattccatattctttatgaaaatatgcttatgatatgaatatgacataacagatatactttatgcaagatggctcatgggagatatcattggaaaggttatgatatactgaatgcgattatccaatttgtatgcatgtatcatttctgtatctgaaattaggaatattgactatgtatctgtttCAACTGTtactttgggtgacgcccactgctaacacttcaggtacaacaggCCCATCAGAAGAGACAATGGACAgtaaaagagcttagtcttcctgtgggtcagcctgtgaagaatgACTACCGGGCCCTACagggtcaggtggtcttgtcacctgatactaaaacatGACCTCGGACTTCTTGTAATTTTCCGCTGAAAGGGAAGGGagtcaaactaggaaacaaaggactcccaccgtatgcaaatcctatttaagggtggggagtgaggtaatcCAGGTCAGCAGTTCTCCCCTGCtaccccacccaagatgactgtTGGAAACAACTAAGATAGAACGGGGGAAAGAACTGGACACAGGCTGGAAGGGCGTGTGGCCTGtgaagattattagaaccacatttagtGTGAGAACTTAcatgtaaccaatttctttagtatattcGGCTTAGTTTGcgtgctctgttttattttcttagtaatctgccttgttctgtctgctacctccttaactatttaaaatacacctcttaTAGTTAATCCTGGTTTACAATATAACCCAGTTGATGTGATTTCTaactggcgggggagggagaatagTCTGACTCAGTGGCATCCCAGCACATCACGTGACATCCCGGGGGTCCAGCCCGTCACAGAGGCTGATACTCACCTCACAGGGGGAGAGGTTAAATTCATTGTTTATCTTTGGTAGAGGTGCTAGAGCAGGGCAGTGTATCATTCTGGATACAGTAAACATGCTTGATCTCTTCAGGGAGCAACGCACACCTTGAGCACACCTCTCACCACTCTTGGGCTGTAAGGATGCCCCCTTTAAATGCAGCTGATAGGTATattacttgctcaaggtcacccagcaggtctgtctcagaggcaggattagaactcaggattcCAGGTTTCTAAGCCCATGCCCTTACAGTTTCCCACAGGTGCTGCATTCCCGTGCTTTGGGGCCCCTACCTCCGGAGTGATGGATCCACAGAGCTGGCTGATGAGAGTGAGCTGGTGTTGTTCCGTGTTCCCCTGCATGATGGGGCTGCGAGTCCACATCTCTGCCATgatgcagcctgcaccccagagaTCAATGGGGGGGCCATAGTCCCGTTCCCCTAAAGAGAGCGGCACCAGATCAACCACTTAGACTCTAATATTAAGAGCTTTGCATGCGCCAGACTGAGAGAACAAAATAGTAAAGGGGACGGGGAAAGAGAAAAACCGAAGATGGGAGAATTCCCTGTGCAATTTCTCCTCTAGCCAAGCCTCCCACCTACCTAAGAGAAGCTCAGGAGGCCGATACCACAGAGTCACCACCCGGTTGGTGTAGCGGTTGGGCTGACTGTTTTTTGCCAGGCTGAAGGCTCGAGCCAAACCAAAGTCCGCCAGTTTCAGGACCCCATCTCGGGTGATCAGTACATTTGCAGCTTTCATATCCCGGTGCAAGATCTGCACAAAGGAGGGAAATTGAAAGGTTAAGCCATTCAGTCATGTTCCGCTGGATCCAGCTCTATCTTCATCACAAAGATCCCCACCACCAGGAAGGTGAATGGGGCATTCAGACCCTGGAAAAGAAACATCGAAAAGTCTAGGATTGGACGTGGATGAACACAACAGAAAATAAACCCATTGGGAGCATCTCACCGAGCATGGAGTTGGctggagggggacagagagagcacAGGCAGTAGCATGACAAGCATCCCCACAGCAGCTAATgtgcctcacccctgccctgggAGAGCCAGGGTGAGTTCAGATTACAGGGCCCAGTCAGTCCTGGGCTCTCAGGTTAGCAGTCACAGCACAGCTCTGCATTAGCTCCTGAACTTAGAACACAGGTCACCCTTACATTTGGTTTTCAGGTGTATCGTTTCCTTGGACACTCTATTCTGCAGTGTTACAAACACCATGGTGGGTTGGGAGGACTCGATAAGGATCCTTCAGCGCATCGTTCTTCCTCTTTTGAAAATACATCTTAAGCTTTTTACTTGGCCATCACTGGCTCTGCTAAAGCTTCCCGCTCCCCCAGCCTATAAAAAGGAGCCTCCCAGCATCAAACCCTGAGACTGAGAATAATCATTACTGATTCAGTGCTGAGCCACCCTGAAAAGTACACACGTCCCAGAGTGCCAGCGTGCAGAACGAGCAGCCCAGCTAGAGACACTGGCCTGTGCTCACAGCAGGGCACACACAAGGCCATTGCCGCCTCAGCCCTCAAGCCATGCAGCAAGGAAATACAGATCCTGCCCTTTACCTTATTCCTGTGGATGTAGTAAAGTCCATTTAGCAGCATCTGCATCACTTTCTTGATCTCCGACAGCGTGAACTTCACGTGGGCGTTGCTGAGGAGGCCTGCGAGGTCGTGCTCACAGAAATCGAACACCAGGTAGATGCTGCCCTTGCAGCGATTGTAGGGGGAGGCTACAAGAGAAGCAACGTGAGGTCGTTAAGGAGGTCTCTCCCCCACACTGACGGCTAGCTTTCCCACTGTCAACTTCTAGCACCGGATGCTGGCCAGCCTTAGTTCAAGCACCATTCAACTTAGGAGGTTAAATATTGCCCCGTAACCAAGAAATCGAAAACACGACGTAACTCTATCTTAAGGTCACAATCGAGCGTCAGGGTGAACACACAAGCCTGCCCCCTTTCACCACGTACCCCCAGAGTCTTCAATCACACAGCCATAGCTATATAGAGAAATGGGGACATCCCTGGCCACCAAGAACCTCAGCATCTAGATACCCAGAAGGCTATCCAAAGGAGAAGTCGGGGGAATGCAGGAGGAGGGTTACAGCAGTGAAGATCATGGCATGTGTACATAACAAAGCACATTGTTTCTTGCggtcacccatgttcaaaaaAGATGAATTCAATTTGCACAGATTGGGTTTACTAGGGTGACCTGTCTTCTGAGAAGGAATGTTTAACCTACAAGTGAAGGCTGGGAAGGAatgactgctctctataaatacacaaaggagagagaagagctaccgaagctaaaggacaatgctgTACAAGAACAAAGGGGGATAAACTGGCCATAGGGAAACTTGGGCTGGAGATTAGAAGGTCTAcaaaccatcagaggaatgaggttctggaacagcctctcaACAATAGTAGTGAGGGCAAGACACCTATCTGgctttaagatggagcttgataagtttatgagtAAGATGATATGACAGGGCTGCCTGCTCATAgcagaggactggacttgatCACCCAGAAGGACCCTTCCAGgcatgttcttatgtttttttaAGATTTAATTAATATGCTGGGGGGCACATCCAAAATGAAGCCCAGGAGAGTGAACAACAGTGAGCAAAACCAAGgactcctctctctctcaaatgCTGTATTACACAGTAGAAGGTTTTACACAGCCTCAGAGGATACGATTTGCTTCCAGGAGCGCAGATGCTGGCACCACACGAACACAGAGGAGGCTGCCCCAAAGAGACAGCTTGCAATGCAGTGGGAGGACAACCAGGCATTCAAGTGACTGCACCATGGAACCAGAAAGCCTTTGAATCCATTTACCAAAGTGCTCACAGTTACCAGCCACGGTTGGGGAACTCTGAGCAAACCAGCCGCAGAGCATGTCATTAATACAAAGTTTATAAAAGGAGCCAACCTGTGCTGAGCAACGTGTTAAACAAGAAGAGGGAGAGCTCCAGCTATCAATGGGATAGTTACAccattgggttttgtttgttttttaaagaaaggacaaatgtaaaaaaacccaaccacttTCAGGCTGAGAAACTTGTATGTCAAGTTTCTCTCCagtgtcttttgttgttgttgttgttgttaaataaaCCCAGAAACACGAGTTTTataatctctcacacacactttcgACTGTAGTAGCACGGTATTTCAAAGGAGCTTACAAAGGCGTCTTCTAGTTGAGCTGCGATGCAGTCAAAGCTACGCTAACCAAGGCACGGCTACATCCCTAGCACATCAGGTGTTAACTCTCATATATAATAACACCACCATGTAgctcttttcatccatagatctcaacacactttacaaagcaggtcagtatcatttatcccagttttacagatgggaaactgaggcgcagggaggggcagtgacttgcccaagggctcAGCAGGCCACTGTTATCCAAAGGAGACAGGTATCCACCAAAATCTTTGGACAAACCAGGCTATTTTGTATTGGGCAAGTGCATCTcgctgaaagaaaaataaaagggcACACTAGAGATCAACTGATGTgagtgaacaaaacaaaaagggggAACTAAAACATGCTACCTTTGGTCCTGCAGATTTCTATGAGGTTCACCACATTCTCATGCTTGAGCAGCTGAAGGATTTTGATCTCACGTAGGGCTGTGATGGGGAACTAACAAGGATATAAGAGAGCCACACGTCAGAATTGCAAGAAAATATCCCAATCTAGTCTAAAGCAGgtgtgggggtagggggtggcggaggagggaagagagaaagtcATGGCAGAAATCTCAAAGAGGAGATGTATTCAAGCAGAATTAAATGTGGACAAAGTGCAGCTAGGGTCAGAACAGAGGCTAAAAGCAACGTTGTGCAGTTCCAGTCTGCTCAGTTTACAACTCTTAGCACCTAGAAACTTAAGTAGAAGTTGAGTGTCCTTACCACCACACCAGATCAGGCCCTTAGGGTGCGGCAACAGCTACTCAAAAAAACCAAAGTGAGAGGTGGAAGAGAATCCAGTCTGGTTTTGCTTCTTATGAGATCACCAGCAATATGGAAGTTTGTCATCAGAATATGGACACATTGTATTATGTGTGATCCTGATTAGAATGCAGCTCCCCATCTCCTCAGTGTATCAATACTACCATGTTAACAGAAGTAAAATCTTATTGGGAACAACAGAGATGTGACTCAGACACACAAGGCAATAtggaaagaggtttttttttttttttttaaacaaattactTTCCTGATACATAGGGAAACACAACACTTTCTAAATGGAAACAGTCTTGTATATTACTTCATCCATTTCCATACCGGTTTTTACTGCAGTAGGTCCTGCAAAGTTACACACACTATGAATTTCCTTGTCATCCCAGACAAAGATTCAGTCTTTGTCTACTAGACATATGCCCAGCTCTCAAACTCCCGTTCTCCCACACCATACAAAGGACAGGCACATTCCCATCAATCTTACCCCCTCCTTCTCATTTTCCATCAACACTTTCTTCAGAGCCACTTTCTTGCCAGTCTGTCGATGTTTTGCTTTGAACACTTCCCTGCAGAGAGGACGGAAATACATGAACAATCCTGGAGGAGCTGAGGTGGCCAAGTGGAGCAGGCACAGCCAGGCAAGACCAAACAAGACATTTCTATGCTTCCACACAGACAGCTCTGTGCTGACCCTCTGCCGAAGCCAGGTCTTCCAGCTTCATGCCAAGAACCACCATGATCTCCACTAGAGAGCAGGCTCTCAGATTCCAGGGCATGTGAGAGAATGGCAATGGGACAGGACTCTCACAGATCCCCAGGAGACTACTGGGAGCAAGCCTTGCAGATTCCAAGAGGCGGCAGGAAGGGTACAGGGGGAATCTCAGAGGCATTCAGGAGGGAGTCTCTCTCTCAGATCCcagggctcgggggaggggggagtctctctctcagatcccagggccctggggaggggggagtctctctctcagatcccagggccctggggagggaagaggcgggggggagtCTCTCTCTCAGATCCCAAGGCTCTGGGagcgggaggcgggggggggggggggagtctctcagatcccagggctctgggagggggaggcgggggggagtctctctctcagatcccagggccctggggagggaagaggcggggggggagTCTCTCTCTCAGATCcaggactcgggggggggggggggggagagaggcggGCGGGAGTGTCTCTCTCAGATCCCAGGgccctggggagggaagaggcgggcGGGAGTCTCTCTCTCAGATCCCAGGactcggggcggggggagaagaggcgggcGGGAGTCTCTCTCTCAGATCCCAGGactcggggcggggggagaagaggcgggcGGGAGTCTCTCTCTCAGATCCCAGGgccctggagggggagggggggactctCTCTCAGATCCCAGGGCCCGGGGGGGGAGGGTATCGGGGCATTAGGGGGCCCGGCCCGCAGACCCCCAGGGTAGGCGGGGGGGGCAAGGCGCCGGGTCCCTCAAaccccatggtggggggggggcaggcccgggAGGGTCCGGCTCTCACCCGAACGTGCCCTGCCCGATCTTCGCCAGCTTCTCGTACTTGGACACCTCGTCGCAGAAGGGGCACTCCACCGTGTCGTACTGCTTGGCCATGCCGCGGCCGTCCCTGCCCTCACTAGGTCTCCGTCGCCCCAAGCGACGGCGCGTTTGGTGACGTGTTACCCCGGGAGCTTCCGGTCTCGCTAgccatgccccgccccttcctgcgCCGCGGTGCcgcctgggagttgtagttctggaCGGGCGCGGAACGCTCACGATTGAGCTCGGAGGCGCTCAGCGGCCCCGCGCGTCTTCTCCGGGGGTCGCAGCGCCAAGGGTCCCCCGGGTCTGCCCCAGCACCACGGCTGTGTGTGTCTTCAGGCCATCGCTGCGTGTCCTTGCACCGCCTCCGCTTCATCTCCCCAGGCGTCTGCATTGGCCACACAGGCTCCCATGGAGCCAAGAGCCTTGTGGAGTTTTGCCATGTGCGCCTCGCCCATGAAAGCCGCCTCCTGCTTTGCCATGTGAACCGTCTCACCCTTGCCTCGTGCTCCCCTGTCTGTTTGTTTCtcatctctttggggcaggaactttgTCTTTAGTATATGTGTGTTCAGTGCCTTGCACCTGGCGGAGTCCGGGGTTTCTCTGCTccgtgtccccgtctggttccctttgtttgaccctttgacctcactcctgtccctgttcttttattagttgtcccccgtaattttttggactccaggtcctgtggaccccccccccccttaggctgggggggatcctcgcccgcccacttcctggatcccaataggacctgGCGCGGAGGCCTGGCTACCAGGTGTTGCTCTAATAATATTTGCATCACCAACGTGTGCCCTTGCATCACTCCAGAACTTCCTGGATGCCCGCAATAACACGAAAGCATCAGAACATTACCACATCCCGTCTCAGCACCATCACATCCCTCTGCAACATCCCCATCAGGTCCTTACATTGCACCCAAAACAGCACTGGCATGTCAAAGCATCAAATTGCATCACAAAGTTAAATCAACTGTCtttcattcccccaccccctacacacactctctcttcaTGCATATGAATCAGATGCACATTGTCTATCTTCTCAGCACCTTTCCATCACTGGCTTTCTCATCCCCCCCAATACACACTTCCTATCGTATGTGCCTGATGCACCAATTATTCACAACTCAGCAGCATTTTCAGATGCAGCTCCCGGCACCATCTATCTCAGAGGCGCTGATGGATATAAGAGCAGAATGCCAGCAGGGGGGGCTTTGAGACAAGCCGATGGTATTAGCAGCCaggggaaggcagagagagagagacttagcACTCTCGGGAGTCCGGAGACAAAGTCAAGCCAAGATTTCAGGCAACAGAAATGGGCCTGCTGAGAGAACAGAAACACTAATCCTGTCGCTGGGAAAGGAGAGGGACTAGATCACTGGAGTGGTTAGGACGGGCAATTAGGAGTCAGGCCTGACTTTGCCACTGTCTGCTGGTGTGGCCTTAGGTAAGTCATTTTTCCTCTCGGAGCCTCAGCTCTATGATTAAGATTAAAAGGGGAGCCTAGAGGACCAGTGTCAAAAGCCTATCCCACTGGCAGTGATACACAGTATTCACTTATAGTCCAGGATGCAGGAGAACCAGCAATGAGGGACAATTTGCATGGCCCCCGAGAGAGAGCAAAACACACTGATCAGTTGTCGTAGAGGCATTCAGGAGGGAGTCCGTTTGCATTTTGCCCTGGCTGGCATGCTGTGGCGTCCTGACCCTTGGCTACTCTTTGAGCCCTCACATACTGCATCCAACGCATTCCTTATGTGCTGTCTGATTCCTCAGACTCTGGGCCCTATATCTGTTCTCTGATCCATTGGAGGCTGTGTCAAATGCATTCCTGCGTAcatctggggccagatcctcagtgggtaTAAAGTGGCATTGCTCTATTGACTTCACCGACCTATGTCAGTTACACCATCTGAAGATCTGTCCCTGAAAGTTTTGACGGCTTGCTGTTCGGTGCCAGTAGGCTAG is drawn from Chrysemys picta bellii isolate R12L10 chromosome 18, ASM1138683v2, whole genome shotgun sequence and contains these coding sequences:
- the CDK9 gene encoding cyclin-dependent kinase 9, yielding MAKQYDTVECPFCDEVSKYEKLAKIGQGTFGEVFKAKHRQTGKKVALKKVLMENEKEGFPITALREIKILQLLKHENVVNLIEICRTKASPYNRCKGSIYLVFDFCEHDLAGLLSNAHVKFTLSEIKKVMQMLLNGLYYIHRNKILHRDMKAANVLITRDGVLKLADFGLARAFSLAKNSQPNRYTNRVVTLWYRPPELLLGERDYGPPIDLWGAGCIMAEMWTRSPIMQGNTEQHQLTLISQLCGSITPEVWPNVDKYELYQKLDLPKGQKRKVKDRLKAYVKDPYALDLIDKLLVLDPAQRIDSDDALNHDFFWSDPMPSDLKNMLSTHNQSMFEYLAPPRRRGGHMPQQPANQGRNPAATNQTEFDRVF